TCAATAAATAAATAGGAGAATGAATCATGTGGTATTTTGCTTGGATTCTGGGCGTTTTATTGGCTTGCTCTTTCGGTATCATCAACGCGGTATGGTTAGAGTTCAAAGGCTATGAAGGTGAAGAGGAGCAATTCTAAGCATGATGGCAGGAAGTAAAGCGGCCTCTACAGGGGGAACGAAACGCATCAAAACCCCCGAAGCTGTTTTTCTAGACGAGCTGGCGGCACAACAATCCGCTCAGTACCGTTTAGCACAGGGCTTTGGTGTCTTGTTTGCGATGGCCTTGGTGTTGCAAGCTTGGGCATTCGCCAATGTGTTTTCCGACATGGTGTTGCAACAGGCTTTTTCGCTTTCCTTGCTGTTTCTTGCTGTATTTGCTTTGCTATTGCGCGCGCTTGCCAACTTTGGTCGCGAGCGCGTTTGCGCGTCTGCCAGTCGACACATACGTTACGGCTTGCGACACAAATTGATTGCTCAACTTACTCAGTTGGGTCCAGCGCGGTTGCGCATAGAAGAAGATGCGGCGTTATCGACACGCGTTTACGAACAAGTAGATGCCTTGGACGATTACTTCAGCCGCTACAAACCGCAAGTCTTCATGGTCACCCTGATTCCTTGTGTGATTTTATTATCGGTCGCTCCC
The window above is part of the Marinomonas sp. THO17 genome. Proteins encoded here:
- the cydX gene encoding cytochrome bd-I oxidase subunit CydX, which gives rise to MWYFAWILGVLLACSFGIINAVWLEFKGYEGEEEQF